A DNA window from Streptobacillus canis contains the following coding sequences:
- a CDS encoding viral A-type inclusion protein translates to MKGKLVNPNNISDMDVMNAKSQATMAALLQKIGKGKRKKEVTLSKGSQKYLEQMIGEMKKQMVMYEKHLPNLFSFFSYVEKQLHVGKKEKRPKEKVLALSFEEYDLIVKQMKDVIKGLALEKSKLKWYNIIKKTMFNMMTKQTEELLKEMK, encoded by the coding sequence TTGAAAGGTAAATTAGTAAACCCTAATAACATCTCAGATATGGATGTTATGAACGCAAAAAGCCAAGCAACTATGGCTGCTTTACTTCAAAAAATAGGTAAAGGAAAAAGAAAAAAAGAAGTAACATTAAGTAAAGGTTCTCAAAAATATTTAGAGCAAATGATAGGTGAAATGAAAAAACAAATGGTTATGTATGAAAAACACTTACCAAATCTATTTTCATTCTTTAGCTATGTAGAAAAACAATTACATGTAGGTAAAAAAGAAAAAAGACCTAAAGAAAAAGTGTTAGCTCTATCTTTTGAAGAATATGATTTAATAGTTAAACAAATGAAAGATGTTATTAAAGGATTAGCTTTAGAAAAATCTAAATTAAAATGGTATAACATCATCAAAAAAACTATGTTTAATATGATGACTAAACAAACAGAAGAGTTATTAAAAGAAATGAAATAA
- a CDS encoding GspE/PulE family protein: MGDNNKYEATTSSISCFLFNLENILDLAISKNATDIHIREYDNRCKLEFRINGIVNNIDNVDKLNVREIIAKIKIMSKLNVAEKRLPQDGAFTYTFNNRKYDMRVSTLPSNKGENVVLRILNSTLNDISLEALGFDNSTIEILKNSCTKSHGLILITGPTGSGKSTTLLSLIHILMKSKRKIISIEDPIENKLEDIVQIQVKEEIGLSFEKILRTVLRSDPDIIIISEIRDEITAQIAIRSALTGHLVLATLHTNDSISTINRLIDMNIPKYLILDSLHCILSQRLVFNGTKRVCVSEILEIDDEIKKILNINTDKVNIEEILKNRGFVTLKEKLEKRCELEGYYCL; the protein is encoded by the coding sequence ATGGGGGATAATAACAAATATGAAGCAACTACCTCAAGTATAAGTTGCTTTTTATTTAATTTAGAAAATATTTTAGACTTAGCTATTTCAAAAAATGCTACAGATATACATATTAGAGAATATGATAATAGATGTAAGCTTGAATTTAGAATTAATGGTATTGTTAATAATATAGATAACGTTGATAAATTAAATGTTAGAGAGATAATTGCAAAGATAAAGATAATGTCTAAATTAAATGTAGCTGAAAAAAGACTTCCACAAGATGGTGCTTTTACTTATACATTTAATAATAGAAAGTATGATATGCGTGTTTCTACATTACCTAGTAACAAAGGAGAAAATGTAGTTTTACGTATTTTAAATTCTACTCTCAATGACATTAGCTTAGAAGCTTTAGGATTTGATAATTCTACAATAGAGATACTTAAAAACTCATGTACTAAATCACATGGATTAATATTAATTACAGGTCCAACTGGCAGTGGTAAATCTACTACTCTACTTTCATTAATACATATATTAATGAAAAGTAAAAGGAAAATAATTAGTATAGAAGATCCAATAGAAAACAAGCTTGAAGATATAGTACAAATACAAGTTAAAGAAGAAATAGGACTTAGTTTCGAAAAAATATTAAGAACTGTTTTAAGATCTGATCCTGATATCATAATAATAAGTGAAATTAGAGATGAAATTACGGCTCAAATTGCAATTAGATCTGCACTTACAGGGCATCTAGTCCTTGCAACATTACATACCAACGATAGTATTTCTACTATAAATAGATTAATAGATATGAATATACCTAAATATTTAATACTTGATTCACTACATTGCATATTATCACAAAGGCTAGTTTTCAATGGAACTAAAAGAGTTTGTGTATCTGAAATACTTGAAATAGATGATGAAATAAAGAAAATACTAAATATAAATACTGATAAGGTTAATATAGAAGAAATACTAAAAAATAGAGGGTTTGTAACTCTAAAAGAAAAACTAGAAAAGAGGTGTGAACTTGAAGGATATTATTGTTTATGA